The Xylanibacillus composti genome has a segment encoding these proteins:
- a CDS encoding VOC family protein — MLKCSHILCRVNNIAEVVRDLEAEGFSVEWGSAPERSLNALLWFEEGPFIEFFQIPKPLTVLIPPLGLVYGRVAGKRWAYWSRSPQGWCDVALEPDEREGAGAKRIQDLKAVKSAVNRAGISTSRLIHGRRTRPDGLKVNYSLFATEPLGLPFVVSAYDPPQRPDRIEHPNGASRVEWVKMGVAEEHLPSFQTLVNGDRWLKVVPSPQTGVLEVCLSGLTHTPDPGRLHGAVFATAAPGAEAGQPQWPIYEGTGGID, encoded by the coding sequence ATGCTGAAATGCAGTCACATTTTGTGCAGGGTGAACAATATTGCCGAGGTTGTCCGGGATTTAGAAGCGGAGGGATTTTCCGTCGAATGGGGCAGTGCGCCGGAACGGTCGCTTAACGCCTTGCTGTGGTTTGAGGAAGGCCCGTTTATTGAATTTTTTCAAATACCGAAGCCGCTTACGGTTCTCATTCCGCCGCTAGGCTTGGTTTATGGACGGGTTGCGGGCAAGCGGTGGGCTTACTGGTCCCGATCTCCGCAAGGCTGGTGCGATGTTGCGTTGGAACCGGATGAGCGAGAAGGAGCGGGAGCGAAGCGCATACAGGATCTGAAAGCGGTCAAATCGGCCGTCAACAGGGCGGGAATCTCCACCTCGCGGCTGATTCATGGCAGAAGAACCCGGCCTGACGGATTGAAGGTGAACTATAGTCTGTTTGCGACGGAGCCGCTAGGCTTGCCATTTGTCGTTTCCGCGTACGATCCTCCCCAGCGCCCTGACCGCATCGAACACCCTAACGGAGCAAGCCGTGTGGAGTGGGTCAAGATGGGAGTTGCCGAGGAGCATCTGCCATCGTTTCAGACTCTGGTCAATGGAGACCGTTGGCTGAAAGTTGTCCCGTCGCCACAGACGGGGGTGCTTGAGGTATGTCTCTCCGGCTTGACACATACGCCGGACCCGGGCCGCTTGCATGGCGCTGTATTTGCTACGGCAGCCCCCGGGGCAGAAGCAGGCCAACCGCAATGGCCGATATACGAAGGAACAGGAGGGATAGATTGA
- a CDS encoding bifunctional Gfo/Idh/MocA family oxidoreductase/class I SAM-dependent methyltransferase, translating into MNGHNRLRTVVCGSRFGQFYLEAVTALPDQFELVGLLGKGSERSKLCAERCGVPLYTEIAQLPDRLDLACVVLRSGVMGGDGTALTLELLARGVHVIQEQPVHHKDLADCLRAARQNGVHYMTGDLYAHLPAVRRFIACARVLLEQQQALYIDAACATQVSYPMMHMLMEALPSIRPWTINHVLKDDGPFQVLSGLLGNIPITLRAHNEVNPEDPDNYLHLLHSLTIGVAGGSLSLVDTHGPVVWRPRLHVPDVPDIPGELKAGAHAHLLARSEQVLGPAATDSYRDILLEQWPRAIGRDLLQMSSMIRGDTVADTRAQQELLCSRQWQQLTQALGYPVLRQHRGHQPLSVDCLLEAAALIAEDAQERAAPSQASAGSPDAEQAATAIQELSASQVIACVERLDAAALSSMLFALQSQGTLTASEQAYSETDIFAAAKVAPRHQPVVLRWLRVLAERGYLVKRRNGFLAVEQITKDVVELRWQSAMEAWAGKLGSRRIVDYLIANAERLQQLMRDEQQAALLLFPEGRMDIAHALYRDTAIARYLNQSAADAVQRIADAKLAASAALTAGQAGLRILEVGAGTGATTDAVASRLKAAHANGLELEYLFTDISRFFMAAARERYSDCPWMRYQLVDIDQSLFAQGLQPESVDIVIAAGMLNNARDTDRIVQDLLECLVPGGWLLVTEPVKEFTEMLISQAFMMTVPEDDRRNTNTTFMSVGQWLDVFDRAGAREVTVLPDESHPLAPLGQKLFAVRKG; encoded by the coding sequence ATGAACGGACATAACAGACTGCGGACGGTAGTATGCGGCTCCCGATTCGGACAGTTCTATCTTGAGGCGGTCACAGCGCTCCCCGATCAATTCGAACTCGTCGGTCTGCTAGGCAAGGGCAGCGAACGCTCCAAGCTCTGCGCAGAGCGTTGCGGGGTCCCGCTCTATACCGAGATCGCGCAGCTCCCCGATCGCCTGGATCTCGCCTGCGTCGTCCTGCGGTCCGGCGTCATGGGCGGAGACGGGACAGCGCTGACGCTTGAGCTGCTGGCGCGCGGCGTCCACGTCATTCAGGAACAACCGGTCCATCACAAGGATCTGGCGGATTGTCTGCGGGCGGCGCGGCAGAACGGCGTTCATTATATGACTGGCGATCTGTACGCGCATTTGCCCGCTGTGCGCCGTTTTATCGCATGCGCCCGCGTCTTGCTGGAGCAGCAGCAGGCGCTGTACATCGATGCGGCATGCGCTACGCAGGTTTCCTATCCGATGATGCATATGCTGATGGAAGCCTTGCCGTCCATTCGCCCGTGGACAATTAACCATGTGCTTAAGGACGACGGACCGTTTCAGGTGCTAAGCGGATTGCTCGGCAACATTCCGATCACGCTAAGGGCCCACAATGAAGTCAATCCCGAAGATCCGGACAATTATTTGCATCTGCTGCACAGCTTGACGATTGGAGTCGCTGGCGGCAGCCTGTCGCTCGTCGATACCCACGGCCCTGTCGTCTGGCGTCCCCGTCTGCACGTTCCCGATGTTCCCGACATTCCCGGCGAGCTGAAGGCAGGGGCGCACGCGCATCTGCTTGCGCGCAGCGAGCAAGTGCTGGGACCGGCAGCAACCGACAGCTACAGGGACATTCTTCTGGAACAGTGGCCGCGCGCGATTGGACGGGATCTGCTGCAGATGAGCAGCATGATTCGCGGAGATACCGTTGCGGATACAAGAGCGCAGCAAGAGCTGCTGTGTTCCCGGCAGTGGCAACAATTGACCCAGGCGCTGGGATACCCGGTGCTGCGGCAGCATCGCGGCCACCAGCCATTGTCGGTTGACTGCTTGCTTGAGGCGGCTGCGCTCATAGCGGAAGACGCTCAAGAACGTGCTGCTCCATCGCAGGCAAGCGCCGGGTCCCCTGACGCGGAACAGGCTGCGACGGCCATACAGGAGTTGAGCGCCAGCCAAGTGATCGCCTGCGTCGAAAGGCTGGATGCCGCTGCCCTGTCATCCATGCTGTTCGCCCTGCAATCACAGGGAACGCTGACAGCGTCAGAGCAAGCGTACAGCGAGACAGACATTTTTGCCGCCGCCAAGGTTGCGCCGCGCCATCAGCCTGTTGTCCTGCGCTGGCTGCGGGTGCTTGCGGAACGCGGGTACTTGGTCAAGCGCCGGAACGGCTTCCTCGCTGTGGAACAGATCACGAAAGACGTGGTGGAGCTGCGCTGGCAGTCGGCGATGGAAGCATGGGCCGGCAAGCTCGGCTCCCGCCGCATTGTGGACTACCTGATCGCCAACGCCGAACGGCTTCAGCAGCTAATGCGCGACGAACAGCAAGCAGCGCTGCTGCTGTTCCCCGAAGGACGCATGGACATCGCCCATGCGCTGTACCGCGATACCGCCATTGCGCGTTATCTGAACCAGTCGGCAGCCGATGCCGTACAGCGCATCGCCGACGCCAAGCTGGCCGCATCCGCTGCGCTGACGGCCGGGCAAGCTGGCTTGCGCATTCTGGAAGTCGGCGCCGGCACGGGGGCGACGACGGATGCGGTCGCGAGCAGGCTGAAAGCCGCTCATGCGAACGGGCTGGAGCTGGAGTATCTGTTTACCGACATCTCCCGCTTTTTTATGGCGGCTGCCCGTGAACGTTACAGCGATTGCCCGTGGATGCGGTATCAGCTTGTCGATATCGATCAAAGCCTGTTTGCGCAAGGATTACAACCGGAAAGCGTCGATATCGTCATCGCGGCGGGGATGCTGAACAATGCGCGCGATACGGATCGGATCGTGCAAGACTTGCTGGAATGCCTGGTGCCGGGAGGATGGCTGCTCGTCACTGAGCCGGTCAAGGAATTTACGGAAATGTTGATTTCGCAAGCGTTTATGATGACGGTTCCGGAGGACGACAGGAGGAACACGAACACTACCTTCATGTCCGTCGGGCAGTGGCTCGACGTGTTCGACCGGGCGGGTGCCCGGGAAGTGACGGTGTTGCCGGACGAATCGCACCCGCTTGCGCCGCTTGGTCAAAAACTGTTTGCAGTGAGGAAGGGTTAA